One window of the Salvia splendens isolate huo1 chromosome 1, SspV2, whole genome shotgun sequence genome contains the following:
- the LOC121743159 gene encoding protein FAR1-RELATED SEQUENCE 5-like translates to MEEVVVVPECPPEVKPVVGQKFQSLDFAFAFYDVYARAVGFDTRKQAMRKVEDVTIWYQVVCNREGRKKGEADDQLNAHSGFTIKRRKLSKRCGCTASISFRFFSEDCSSGYIIQEFNEIHNHPMVETEHQRFMSSNPKLDDVHHKFILDCSRANIGPTLTFKVLKEILGGFDLAGCTVGDIRNASRDIKAYAQGFDVQMVLDDMARKKKMSEAFTYHYEVNESDQLVALFWCDGVMKRNYHMFGDIVSFDSTYNTNRYCMIFTPFTGKDNHGSPVTFAAGLVCSEKTGAFAWLFRHFIHCMGVAPRLIVTDQDLGMRSAIEEVLVGTRHRWCMWHIMHKLAVKVPNRLLRDDDFKKEFNACVWSDLLEPDEFEEEWNRLVKHHQLEDIDWFNTLYAYRKYWIPAYFRDFPMGSMIRTTSISESENSFYKNFLKPRANIAEFYLNFNHAIEFQRNSRTALDYHDATSIPILATTLPFEKHGSTLFTDSMFRKIQEEIVEGNDRCRVLSFMSGETVDTYNLGDSKRNAYSVRHDKTDDSYSCECKLFGRHGYLCSHIFFLFRNNEVKKIPDKYCESRWMKTPLAKVVHGEFQDRLLTHSSSDNRQTVSKQAISMFYGFLRQFETDVDALRAFVAGVEDLGKSIQTGTLVTSVAEKRRMVEEFYGMVRPETVAVHPPDVVKTKGHASSSASRLISKREKAIKDATRPPRRCKGCDEVGHHDSRNCHVLKEMRTEKVARKGKNPA, encoded by the exons TGGTTGTTGTACCTGAATGTCCTCCTGAGGTGAAGCCTGTAGTAGGTCAGAAATTCCAATCATTGGATTTTGCTTTCGCTTTCTACGACGTGTATGCCCGCGCAGTTGGCTTTGATACGCGGAAACAAGCTATGAGGAAGGTTGAAGATGTCACCATCTGGTATCAagttgtatgcaatagggaaggaaggaagaagggcGAAGCGGATGACCAGTTGAATGCCCATTCTGGTTTCACAATCAAGCGTAGGAAGTTATCTAAGCGGTGTGGTTGTACAGCTAGTATATCCTTCAGGTTTTTCTCGGAAGATTGCTCGTCAGGATACATAATTCAGGAGTTCAATGAGATTCATAACCATCCTATGGTTGAGACGGAACATCAGAGATTCATGTCAAGTAATCCCAAGTTGGATGATGTACATCACAAATTTATTCTAGACTGTTCAAGGGCGAATATAGGACCCACGCTTACATTTAAGGTATTGAAGGAGATTCTCGGTGGGTTTGACCTGGCTGGTTGCACTGTTGGGGACATCAGGAATGCCTCACGGGACATCAAAGCATATGCACAAGGATTTGATGTACAAATGGTGTTGGATGACATGGctaggaagaagaagatgtccGAGGCTTTCACCTATCACTACGAAGTTAACGAATCTGACCAGTTGGTTGCTCTGTTTTGGTGCGATGGTGTGATGAAGAGAAATTACCACATGTTTGGTGACATTGTGTCCTTCGACTCCACGTACAACACAAATAG GTACTGTATGATCTTCACGCCTTTCACTGGAAAGGATAATCATGGAAGTCCTGTGACATTTGCGGCCGGGTTGGTGTGTAGCGAGAAAACAGGGGCATTTGCTTGGCTGTTCAGACATTTTATACATTGTATGGGTGTAGCACCCAGATTGATTGTGACAGATCAAGATTTGGGTATGCGATCAGCTATTGAAGAGGTCCTAGTCGGCACACGTCACCGTTGGTGTATGTGGCATATAATGCATAAATTGGCAGTCAAGGTACCAAACAGATTATTGCGGGATGACGATTTCAAAAAGGAGTTTAACGCTTGTGTGTGGTCGGACCTGTTAGAGCCGGACGAATTCGAGGAGGAGTGGAATAGATTGGTCAAACATCATCAGCTTGAGGACATCGACTGGTTCAACACACTGTACGCATATAGGAAGTACTGGATACCGGCGTACTTTAGGGATTTTCCTATGGGTTCCATGATTCGGACTACGTCCATATCTGAATCAGAGAACAGTTTCTACAAAAATTTTCTGAAGCCCCGAGCAAACATAGCCGAATTCTACCTGAATTTCAACCACGCCATTGAATTCCAGCGGAACAGTAGAACAGCTTTGGACTACCACGATGCCACTTCCATACCCATACTCGCAACTACTCTGCCGTTCGAGAAACATGGTTCCACTTTGTTTACCGACAGTATGTTCAGGAAAATACAAGAAGAAATTGTGGAAGGTAATGACAGATGTCGTGTGCTGAGTTTTATGTCAGGAGAAACTGTTGACACATACAATCTTGGCGATAGCAAGCGCAATGCATATTCTGTTCGTCATGACAAGACGGATGATTCTTACTCGTGTGAATGCAAGCTTTTTGGTCGGCATGGTTATTTGTGtagtcatatttttttcttgtttcgGAACAATGAGGTGAAAAAAATCCCGGATAAATACTGTGAAAGCCGATGGATGAAGACTCCCTTAGCCAAGGTTGTACACGGGGAGTTTCAGGATCGCTTGCTGACCCACTCATCCTCTGACAATAGGCAAACTGTGTCAAAGCAAGCGATTTCGATGTTTTATGGTTTTCTTAGACAGTTTGAGACCGACGTCGATGCCTTACGTGCATTTGTTGCTGGCGTCGAAGACCTTGGCAAATCTATTCAAACTGGTACTCTGGTAACCTCAGTCGCTGAGAAGAGGCGTATGGTTGAAGAGTTTTACGGCATGGTAAGGCCTGAAACTGTTGCAGTGCATCCTCCCGATGTCGTGAAGACGAAAGGTCACGCCAGCAGCTCGGCTAGCCGTCTGATTTcaaagagagagaaggctataAAGGATGCGACTAGGCCTCCTAGACGGTGTAAGGGTTGCGATGAGGTGGGTCATCACGACTCCAGGAACTGTCATGTGCTTAAAGAGATGAGGACGGAGAAAGTTGCCCGCAAGGGGAAAAATCCAGCTTGA